One stretch of Candidatus Nitrosotenuis cloacae DNA includes these proteins:
- a CDS encoding polysaccharide deacetylase family protein: MNILGIDFEDWFHPQLIQRYLDGKKRTPTVINGLDKILDFLRIKNVYATFFVVGELLEYKPEILDKIINQGHEIGFHTMHHTRLDEPNFKEKFQEEIIKFANLTEKRSRGFRAPTFSLNYQSSWAIEMLVNNGYSYDSSIMPVKTSMYGFTNSEIKPYKITSKSLEKNDPEGELIEFPLLVGKLLGRTVPTSGGFYIRFLPLSVIKKSIIEYEKMRIPSTFYIHSWELTPEFMPKISMSIKDRFITYHNLKNTLSRMDELLKKFEFTSFSRYIQKYNL; this comes from the coding sequence ATGAATATTCTTGGCATAGACTTTGAAGATTGGTTTCATCCACAGTTAATCCAGAGATATTTGGATGGAAAGAAGAGAACTCCAACTGTGATTAATGGGTTGGATAAGATACTTGATTTTTTGCGTATCAAGAATGTGTATGCAACTTTTTTTGTGGTAGGTGAATTGTTAGAATACAAACCAGAAATTCTTGATAAAATAATCAATCAAGGTCATGAGATTGGGTTTCATACCATGCACCATACAAGACTTGATGAGCCTAATTTTAAAGAAAAATTTCAAGAGGAAATTATAAAATTTGCAAATTTGACGGAAAAGAGATCAAGAGGATTTAGAGCACCAACGTTTTCTTTGAATTATCAAAGTTCATGGGCGATAGAGATGCTAGTGAATAATGGTTATTCTTATGACAGTAGTATCATGCCTGTGAAAACGAGTATGTACGGATTCACAAATTCTGAGATTAAACCGTATAAAATAACATCAAAATCTCTTGAAAAGAATGATCCTGAGGGAGAATTGATAGAATTTCCATTACTAGTTGGAAAATTGCTTGGTAGAACAGTTCCCACATCTGGAGGTTTTTACATTCGGTTTTTACCTTTGAGCGTAATCAAAAAATCAATTATTGAATATGAGAAGATGAGAATTCCTTCGACGTTTTATATTCATTCATGGGAGCTCACGCCAGAATTTATGCCAAAAATTTCAATGTCAATCAAAGATAGATTCATTACTTATCATAATCTTAAAAATACTCTATCAAGAATGGATGAGTTGTTAAAAAAATTTGAATTTACTTCGTTTAGCAGATACATACAAAAATACAATCTATAG
- a CDS encoding acyltransferase, giving the protein MKDIEMDAFSVNEQEIMQYYGYSGTCGRFQLRCKFLKTWILHTIAHSTPFSGFAIKLQRSRGVKIGKKCHFSPYVLIDLLYPQLVTIGDNVTIGSNTLIFAHTNPTTNLFLKKNGYPRKVESVNIKSGAVLFPGCIVTAGVTIGENSLIGAGSVVFENVPDYCVVVGNPARIVKRIEH; this is encoded by the coding sequence ATGAAAGATATTGAGATGGATGCTTTTTCTGTTAATGAGCAAGAAATTATGCAATATTATGGATATAGTGGTACCTGTGGCAGATTTCAACTACGATGCAAATTTCTTAAGACATGGATACTACACACAATTGCACATTCTACGCCATTTTCAGGTTTTGCCATAAAGCTACAGAGATCAAGAGGGGTCAAAATTGGAAAGAAATGCCATTTTTCTCCATATGTCTTGATTGATTTGCTTTATCCTCAGCTTGTAACAATAGGAGATAATGTTACTATAGGGAGTAACACTTTGATTTTTGCTCATACAAATCCTACTACAAATCTATTTTTAAAAAAAAATGGATATCCTAGAAAAGTTGAATCTGTAAACATCAAATCTGGGGCAGTGTTATTTCCCGGTTGTATAGTTACTGCCGGAGTAACCATAGGAGAGAACTCGTTAATTGGTGCTGGAAGTGTTGTTTTTGAAAATGTGCCAGATTATTGTGTAGTTGTTGGAAACCCAGCAAGAATTGTGAAACGAATTGAGCATTAG
- a CDS encoding glycosyltransferase family 4 protein, with protein sequence MVKKSVLMVVAKYPATYGHTTVINNLCRGLKELGHRAAIGAFSFEGEPPNGVEKVKLNRIKLLKSGVSSLEFDIIHPHQAQVLYYLLFKKPNKPIIFHYHAASNIIQELNLKVSMGLLKKRITKTICVSKKALHHLTYWAGECNATVIYNGVDTNFYHPNLDSPYKKGSPQLLFVSVLRKYKKTSELINAMPELLKKYPQAHLQIVGDGEDFKKLKEIINKKNLGKHVEMTGRIDDEELRMRYASCDMYVSASRNEHCPVPTFEAMACGKPLVLSKLESHLEILDASKAGLGFSFSNSTDLCDKIDKVFQNRINFSNDALKYAETHDLQKFCKRIQDVYDEV encoded by the coding sequence ATGGTCAAGAAATCTGTCTTAATGGTAGTTGCCAAATATCCAGCGACATATGGACATACAACAGTAATCAACAATCTATGTAGAGGATTAAAGGAATTAGGTCACAGAGCAGCCATAGGGGCCTTTTCTTTTGAGGGAGAACCGCCTAATGGAGTGGAGAAAGTAAAATTGAACCGAATTAAACTACTCAAATCAGGAGTTTCATCATTAGAGTTTGATATCATACATCCTCACCAAGCCCAGGTTCTTTACTATCTATTATTTAAAAAACCAAACAAACCCATCATATTTCACTACCACGCAGCTTCGAATATCATACAAGAATTAAATCTGAAAGTGTCAATGGGATTGTTAAAAAAAAGAATTACAAAGACCATATGTGTTTCAAAAAAAGCTTTGCATCATCTAACATATTGGGCAGGAGAATGCAATGCCACAGTAATTTATAATGGAGTTGACACGAATTTTTATCATCCAAATTTGGACAGCCCATACAAAAAGGGTTCACCACAACTTCTTTTTGTTAGTGTTTTACGCAAATATAAAAAAACATCTGAATTGATTAATGCCATGCCAGAACTACTAAAAAAATATCCACAAGCACACTTACAGATTGTCGGTGATGGGGAAGATTTTAAAAAATTGAAAGAAATTATTAATAAAAAAAATCTTGGAAAACACGTTGAGATGACAGGCAGAATAGATGATGAGGAGTTAAGAATGAGATATGCTTCATGTGACATGTATGTTTCTGCGAGTAGAAACGAACATTGTCCAGTACCAACCTTTGAAGCTATGGCATGTGGAAAACCTCTAGTTTTATCAAAATTAGAATCACATCTTGAGATTTTAGATGCATCCAAAGCAGGGTTAGGATTTTCTTTTTCTAATAGTACTGATCTATGTGACAAAATCGACAAAGTATTTCAGAATAGAATTAATTTTAGTAATGACGCATTAAAATATGCAGAAACACATGATTTGCAAAAATTTTGTAAACGGATTCAAGATGTATATGATGAAGTTTAG
- a CDS encoding acyl carrier protein: MSKLYDLIARVMNVSAASVTDDSGPESIESWTSFKGYVLLYELESEFKVKFTIDEAMDVKKVADIKRHLGNHGVVLND; this comes from the coding sequence ATGTCAAAGTTGTATGATCTTATTGCAAGAGTGATGAATGTGTCAGCAGCTTCGGTTACTGATGATTCCGGTCCGGAATCAATTGAAAGTTGGACTTCGTTTAAGGGATACGTCTTGCTTTATGAGCTGGAAAGTGAGTTTAAAGTAAAATTTACAATTGATGAAGCCATGGATGTAAAAAAAGTAGCCGACATTAAACGTCATCTTGGTAACCATGGAGTTGTGCTAAATGACTGA
- a CDS encoding holo-ACP synthase, translating into MLNNIGIGIDIVDVDKFKQIPFESKPGFYKQIFNQTEIKYCLKYKNYHEHFAGKFAIKEAVKKSIRNRVHMIDIETYHIKSKPHVQLKKLASNYSFYVSMSHEKNLAVAIVISELTI; encoded by the coding sequence ATGCTCAACAACATTGGAATTGGAATAGATATTGTTGATGTGGATAAATTCAAGCAAATTCCATTTGAATCAAAACCTGGGTTTTACAAACAGATTTTTAATCAAACTGAAATAAAGTACTGTCTAAAATATAAAAACTATCATGAACATTTTGCAGGAAAATTTGCAATCAAGGAAGCAGTAAAAAAATCGATACGCAACAGAGTACACATGATAGATATAGAAACATATCATATAAAGTCAAAACCGCATGTGCAACTAAAAAAACTAGCAAGTAATTATTCATTTTATGTATCTATGAGTCATGAAAAAAACCTAGCAGTTGCAATCGTGATATCAGAACTTACAATTTAA
- a CDS encoding MaoC family dehydratase, whose protein sequence is MTDLLNELKFEEIEIGDSKKFTEKISKLSLDNFAMLSGDYNPLHMDDNYATNTKFKKRVCHGMLLASFFSKLVGMYLPGKNALYFSQTLNFQAPCYVGDTITVTGEVIDKSDSTRIITLKTLIHNQTGVCLVDGIAKIIVRQDQ, encoded by the coding sequence ATGACTGATTTGCTAAATGAACTTAAATTTGAAGAAATCGAAATAGGTGATAGTAAAAAATTCACAGAAAAAATCAGTAAACTAAGTCTTGATAATTTTGCAATGCTTTCAGGTGATTACAATCCACTTCACATGGATGACAATTATGCAACAAACACAAAATTCAAAAAACGAGTTTGTCATGGTATGCTTCTCGCATCATTTTTTTCAAAACTGGTAGGAATGTATCTGCCGGGTAAAAACGCATTATATTTTTCTCAGACTCTAAATTTTCAAGCACCATGTTATGTAGGTGATACTATCACAGTTACAGGTGAAGTAATTGACAAAAGTGACTCAACAAGAATAATAACTCTAAAGACACTAATTCACAATCAAACTGGAGTTTGTTTAGTGGACGGAATAGCCAAGATAATAGTACGCCAAGATCAATGA
- a CDS encoding GDP-mannose 4,6-dehydratase, whose amino-acid sequence MKIMITGGFGFVGSHLCDALLKDKHELIILTRSYSKKNNIKHIQKKIIIEKIDVTNFKKLKTSIEKNKPDVIIHLAGETSHSKSFENPIRDIELNAKSTLYILEIIRTLNLKCRFILGSTFIVIGKPTKLPINEESPCNPNTIYGTNRLASEHYSKIYNKMYGLDTIIFRITNSYGPREQYVLGKNAINYLLYRSYKGEKISLYDKGKTIRDLIYISDVVSGIKTIMKKGKPGELYWISSYQKTSLYKIGQLLKKYTNTVVSYVESPSYARKVDVGNFIVDNKKLKSLGWKPKVSINKGIQYTLNYFQSVNL is encoded by the coding sequence ATGAAGATTATGATTACTGGTGGTTTTGGGTTTGTTGGCAGCCATCTATGTGATGCTCTGCTTAAGGATAAACATGAGCTGATAATACTAACCCGTAGCTATTCAAAAAAAAATAACATTAAACATATTCAAAAAAAAATTATTATAGAAAAAATAGACGTAACTAATTTTAAAAAATTAAAAACCTCCATTGAAAAAAACAAACCAGATGTCATAATTCATCTCGCTGGTGAAACATCACATTCAAAATCTTTTGAAAACCCGATACGTGACATAGAATTAAATGCAAAATCTACTCTCTATATCTTGGAAATAATTCGCACTCTCAACCTCAAGTGTAGATTCATTTTGGGCAGCACCTTCATTGTTATCGGCAAACCAACAAAATTACCAATAAACGAAGAGTCACCATGTAATCCTAATACAATTTATGGAACTAATCGACTAGCTAGTGAACATTATTCAAAGATATATAATAAAATGTATGGGTTAGATACAATAATATTCAGAATTACAAATTCGTATGGCCCAAGAGAGCAATATGTGTTAGGTAAAAATGCTATAAATTATTTATTATACAGATCTTACAAAGGAGAAAAAATATCCTTGTATGATAAAGGAAAAACTATTCGTGACTTAATCTACATATCTGATGTAGTTTCAGGAATCAAAACCATTATGAAAAAAGGTAAACCCGGCGAACTTTATTGGATATCATCATATCAAAAAACCTCATTATACAAGATTGGTCAATTATTGAAAAAATATACAAACACAGTTGTCTCATATGTTGAATCTCCATCATATGCAAGGAAAGTAGATGTGGGAAATTTTATAGTCGATAATAAAAAGCTAAAATCATTGGGCTGGAAGCCAAAAGTCTCAATTAATAAAGGAATTCAATACACACTAAATTATTTTCAATCTGTGAATCTATAG
- a CDS encoding NAD-dependent epimerase/dehydratase family protein — MESFEFNSVLITGGAGFIGSHIAERLTNSGINVKVVDNFVTGKKGNLAKCLSKKNFRLYELDLGNLDDSNEFLSDVDVVFHMAADPEVRTGYDKPEDSFNQNIRNTFNLLQKIRHSKVKKIVFASSSSVYGDATILPTPENYSPLLPISHYGASKLACEALISSFCHNYNMKGIIVRPANVIGSRGRHGLIWDLVHKLKNDNSKLEILGDGKQVKSFIHINDGIEGIFHLIAKVKENVGIFNLGSDDSIEIMTVAKTVCKNMNLQEINIYTTGGIDGGRGWKGDIKKAHLDISKLKNLGWKPKMSSVEAVDLTSREIINEVIQ, encoded by the coding sequence TTGGAAAGTTTTGAATTTAATTCTGTTTTAATAACCGGCGGAGCAGGATTTATTGGCAGCCATATAGCAGAAAGGCTCACAAATTCTGGGATAAATGTCAAAGTTGTCGATAATTTCGTAACAGGTAAAAAAGGAAATTTAGCGAAATGTTTGAGCAAAAAAAACTTTCGATTATATGAATTAGATTTGGGTAATTTGGACGACAGTAATGAATTTCTTAGTGATGTTGATGTTGTTTTTCACATGGCGGCTGATCCTGAGGTAAGAACGGGTTACGACAAGCCAGAAGATTCTTTCAATCAAAATATTCGAAATACCTTTAATTTATTACAAAAAATCAGACATTCTAAGGTTAAAAAAATAGTATTTGCATCTTCTTCATCAGTGTATGGAGATGCGACGATTTTACCGACTCCAGAAAATTATAGTCCATTATTACCAATATCACATTATGGTGCCTCTAAACTAGCTTGTGAGGCACTAATTTCTTCCTTTTGTCATAATTATAATATGAAAGGAATCATTGTTCGTCCGGCTAACGTCATTGGATCTCGTGGTCGTCATGGATTAATTTGGGATTTAGTTCACAAGCTAAAAAATGATAATTCAAAATTAGAGATTTTAGGAGACGGGAAACAAGTCAAGTCTTTTATACACATAAACGACGGAATTGAGGGTATTTTTCACTTGATTGCAAAAGTGAAAGAGAATGTAGGAATTTTTAATCTTGGAAGCGATGATAGTATAGAGATCATGACTGTGGCTAAAACAGTTTGTAAAAATATGAATTTACAAGAAATCAACATCTACACTACTGGTGGCATAGATGGCGGTAGGGGTTGGAAAGGGGATATTAAAAAGGCCCACTTAGATATTTCGAAATTGAAAAACCTTGGCTGGAAGCCAAAAATGTCTAGTGTTGAGGCAGTAGACTTGACTTCACGTGAAATAATAAATGAAGTAATACAATAA
- a CDS encoding sulfotransferase domain-containing protein: protein MNNTKLSLHTKTRNWLLKHPRLNPYNISLDRTLRTITSFFRLKPDFIIIGYHKCGTTSLYDYICQHPNVGHASRKEIHYFDLAYWRGPGWYRTYFPTIFTKKKIEKKTKHRFTTGEASPLYVIHPFAPQRIHKLIPNVKIIILLRNPVDRAYSHYQHAYLADQEFASFEETINEDDDRWNVFIKQLSNDEIHDYDVKYIKTPYRSFGKYIDHIKLWYETFPKDQILVLKLEDLESNLHDTLKQTFLFLGLPNFTIKNTEKKNVREYDKMEAKTRNLLLDYYRPYNKKLEEFLERQLNWNQ, encoded by the coding sequence ATGAATAACACTAAGTTGTCCCTTCATACAAAAACAAGAAACTGGTTATTAAAACATCCGCGATTGAATCCATACAATATTTCTTTAGATAGAACTCTCAGAACTATTACTAGTTTTTTTAGACTAAAACCTGATTTTATTATTATTGGATATCATAAATGTGGCACGACATCACTCTATGATTACATTTGTCAGCATCCGAATGTAGGTCATGCATCAAGAAAAGAAATACATTATTTTGATTTAGCATATTGGAGAGGTCCAGGTTGGTATCGAACATATTTCCCAACTATCTTTACCAAGAAAAAAATAGAAAAAAAAACAAAACATCGATTTACTACTGGAGAAGCATCTCCGTTATACGTAATTCATCCCTTTGCTCCTCAAAGAATTCATAAATTAATTCCTAATGTGAAAATAATAATACTCTTACGTAATCCTGTAGATCGTGCATACTCTCATTATCAACATGCCTATCTAGCTGATCAAGAATTTGCTTCTTTTGAAGAAACGATTAATGAAGACGATGATCGATGGAATGTATTCATAAAACAACTTAGTAATGATGAAATTCATGATTATGATGTGAAATACATTAAAACTCCGTATAGATCGTTTGGAAAATATATTGATCATATCAAATTGTGGTATGAGACGTTTCCTAAGGATCAGATACTCGTTCTGAAATTAGAGGATTTAGAAAGTAATCTACATGATACATTAAAACAAACTTTTTTATTTCTTGGTCTGCCTAATTTCACAATTAAAAATACCGAGAAAAAAAATGTAAGAGAGTATGATAAAATGGAAGCAAAAACTAGAAACTTACTGCTAGATTATTATAGACCATATAATAAAAAACTAGAAGAATTTTTAGAAAGGCAATTGAATTGGAACCAATAA
- a CDS encoding FkbM family methyltransferase — protein sequence MTEISHSDKIMAHVKYWGDFFQMIINVRKTFQNPLKLLFRSFKNDFPINAVLKNGDKIKVKTFNSMFFISNVPKNQQINYDVEKDTVTLYQEEESTRKEIILHGGINNGDIVNTFFKKDYASISVKGKTILDIGANIGDTAIFYALNGAKKVIGVEPFPKNFQLARENVVVNKLENTIKLLQAGCSSKNGTVKIDPEYQSNIESKLKNFVNGVDVPLLTLQEIIEKFEIPKNSVLKMDCEGCEYDIIENTPIEDLIHFSSMQIEYHSGFSNLKRKLESIGYNVTVTKPHATDVVNSLFSSFKLMNHSSRYKKINHKVGYSGFILAFKNN from the coding sequence TTGACTGAAATTTCACACTCTGATAAAATAATGGCACATGTAAAATACTGGGGTGATTTTTTCCAGATGATTATCAATGTAAGAAAAACTTTTCAGAATCCATTAAAATTATTGTTTCGATCTTTTAAAAACGATTTCCCAATAAATGCTGTTTTAAAAAATGGTGATAAAATTAAAGTGAAGACATTTAATTCTATGTTTTTTATTTCTAATGTTCCTAAAAATCAACAGATCAATTATGATGTCGAAAAAGACACAGTTACACTATATCAAGAAGAGGAATCAACTAGAAAAGAAATTATTCTTCATGGGGGAATAAATAACGGAGACATAGTCAATACATTTTTCAAAAAGGATTATGCAAGTATTTCAGTAAAAGGAAAAACAATTTTGGACATTGGAGCAAATATTGGAGATACTGCAATATTTTATGCGTTAAATGGAGCAAAAAAAGTAATTGGTGTTGAACCTTTTCCAAAAAACTTTCAATTAGCCAGAGAAAATGTTGTCGTAAATAAGCTTGAGAATACAATTAAGCTATTACAAGCTGGATGTTCATCAAAAAATGGAACCGTGAAAATTGATCCGGAATATCAAAGTAATATTGAGAGTAAGCTGAAGAATTTTGTAAATGGAGTTGATGTACCGCTATTAACCCTTCAAGAAATAATAGAAAAATTTGAGATTCCAAAGAATTCAGTTTTAAAGATGGATTGCGAAGGGTGCGAATACGACATAATTGAGAATACACCTATAGAAGATCTCATTCATTTTAGTAGCATGCAAATAGAATATCATTCGGGTTTTTCTAATTTAAAGCGTAAATTGGAATCAATAGGCTATAATGTTACAGTAACAAAACCTCATGCAACAGATGTCGTTAATTCTTTGTTTAGTTCTTTTAAATTAATGAATCATAGTTCACGATATAAAAAAATTAATCATAAAGTAGGATACTCAGGATTCATTCTTGCTTTTAAAAATAATTAA
- a CDS encoding HAD-IIIC family phosphatase: MREQKLSYYINKASELNNQSFDQKIRIALLGSFTLNGLAETIQVKCAEKKIQCTTYVGNYNQYNQEILNPTSNLYKFNPEISFLLIDTRTLLMDLFHHSHSVSVEERRKLVDEKINKILSLATKFSQTTKSKLVLANFSIPTFSSYGIFENKTDFGFHRMLNEINTKISDALSNSDSVYVYDFAGFVTKFGEKNIFDYKQFFFGDMKISLDYIPYLASNLMSYVIGYMGISKKCIVLDLDNTLWGGIVGEDGFNGLKLGPEPPGNAFMEFQKVLLSLHQRGIILAINSKNNYDDAIKVIRDHPYMQLREDHFASLKINWNDKVSNMKDIANEINIGLDSIVFFDDDPVNREYMRINLPQVETIELPQDSSEFVNILKDLNEFSVLNITQEDQQRGKMYSEQRKRVELEKSTPDLEGFLKQLDLKISIKKANEFTIPRISQLTLKTNQFNLTTKRYQENDIKKFSQDTNYFIGCAQVEDKFGDNGITGVFIVYKENQKEWFLDTFLLSCRVMGREVERGILSHIINKAKEAGVEKIRAQFVPTSKNKPIEDFLPNCGFKKDADSWVYSIKSSFEIPSCLTVSAE, translated from the coding sequence ATGAGAGAACAAAAATTATCTTACTATATCAATAAAGCATCTGAATTAAACAACCAATCTTTTGATCAAAAAATTCGTATTGCTCTGTTGGGAAGTTTTACATTAAATGGACTTGCTGAAACGATACAAGTAAAGTGCGCAGAAAAAAAAATCCAATGTACTACATACGTTGGAAACTATAACCAATATAATCAGGAAATATTAAACCCTACAAGTAATCTTTACAAATTTAATCCGGAAATCTCATTTCTTCTTATAGATACAAGAACGTTACTCATGGATTTATTCCATCACTCTCACTCGGTATCCGTAGAAGAAAGAAGAAAACTAGTTGATGAGAAGATAAACAAAATATTATCTTTGGCAACAAAATTTTCTCAAACAACAAAATCAAAATTGGTCTTAGCGAATTTTTCAATTCCAACATTTTCTTCATATGGAATTTTTGAAAATAAAACCGACTTTGGTTTTCACAGAATGTTAAATGAAATTAATACCAAGATATCTGACGCACTGTCAAATTCAGACTCTGTATATGTTTATGATTTTGCTGGATTTGTAACAAAATTCGGTGAGAAGAATATCTTCGATTACAAACAGTTTTTCTTTGGCGACATGAAAATTTCACTTGATTATATTCCATATCTTGCATCGAATCTAATGTCGTATGTGATAGGCTATATGGGAATATCAAAAAAATGCATAGTATTAGATCTTGATAATACCTTGTGGGGAGGAATTGTTGGTGAGGATGGTTTTAATGGCTTAAAGTTAGGGCCAGAACCGCCAGGAAATGCATTCATGGAATTTCAAAAAGTACTACTCTCTCTTCACCAGCGAGGTATAATTCTCGCAATAAACAGCAAAAACAACTATGATGATGCAATTAAAGTAATCCGAGATCATCCATACATGCAACTAAGAGAAGATCATTTTGCATCTTTGAAAATAAACTGGAATGACAAGGTGTCAAACATGAAAGATATTGCAAATGAGATCAATATTGGTTTGGACAGTATTGTTTTTTTTGATGATGATCCAGTAAATAGAGAATATATGAGAATTAATCTTCCGCAGGTTGAAACTATTGAATTACCTCAAGATTCGTCAGAATTTGTAAATATTCTAAAAGATCTTAATGAATTCAGTGTCTTGAACATAACACAGGAAGATCAACAAAGAGGTAAAATGTATTCAGAACAAAGAAAACGAGTTGAGCTAGAAAAATCTACACCTGATCTAGAAGGTTTTCTAAAACAACTAGATCTTAAAATATCAATAAAAAAAGCCAACGAATTTACAATACCAAGAATTTCTCAGCTTACATTAAAAACGAATCAATTTAATTTAACAACCAAAAGATATCAGGAAAATGACATCAAAAAATTTTCTCAGGACACAAATTATTTTATTGGATGTGCTCAAGTTGAAGATAAATTTGGTGACAATGGAATAACTGGGGTTTTCATAGTTTACAAAGAAAATCAAAAAGAATGGTTCCTAGATACATTTCTTCTTAGTTGTAGGGTTATGGGAAGAGAGGTGGAAAGGGGAATTCTTAGCCATATTATAAACAAAGCAAAAGAAGCTGGAGTTGAAAAAATAAGAGCGCAGTTTGTCCCAACTTCAAAAAATAAGCCAATTGAAGACTTTCTTCCTAATTGTGGATTCAAAAAAGATGCAGATTCTTGGGTCTATTCTATTAAATCATCATTTGAAATACCAAGCTGTCTTACAGTTAGTGCTGAATAA
- a CDS encoding glycosyltransferase family 2 protein, with translation MIDKLFNPKVSIIILNYNAGELLLNCLESVFRTAYDNIEVIVVDNASKDQSHKKCKEKFDKIKLIENKQNLGYCEGNNVGIREASGEFIVILNPDTTVDHNWIIELISAYRKHGEGLYQPKIISLYEENILQSTGNMIHLFGFGFARDKGIPDIHQQKEIERIGYASGTCLFTSQQVIKKIGLFDSFLFLYHDDLDLGWRAAQLGIRSYYVPLATIYHAESYSLKWSSKKFFWLERNRRYCLLTHYSRNTYKKMLPYLRQTELMVWIFYISKGFLGAKIRAELDIIKNKQYIVEKYQELEAKKIIPDTELIKSFPDEIFIPKNVSDGFGSRIFNSLLVILSQKAKNKILSK, from the coding sequence TTGATAGACAAATTGTTTAATCCTAAAGTAAGCATCATAATTTTAAATTATAATGCAGGAGAATTGTTGCTTAATTGTTTAGAATCAGTTTTCAGAACAGCATATGATAACATAGAAGTAATTGTTGTCGATAATGCATCAAAAGACCAAAGTCACAAAAAATGCAAGGAAAAATTTGACAAGATCAAATTAATTGAAAACAAACAAAATTTAGGATATTGTGAAGGAAATAATGTTGGGATACGAGAGGCTAGTGGAGAGTTTATTGTAATTCTCAATCCAGACACTACAGTAGATCACAATTGGATAATAGAGCTTATTTCGGCTTACAGAAAACATGGTGAGGGACTCTATCAGCCAAAGATAATTTCATTGTATGAGGAAAATATTTTGCAAAGCACTGGTAACATGATACATCTTTTTGGGTTTGGATTTGCAAGAGATAAAGGAATTCCTGATATCCATCAGCAAAAGGAAATAGAACGAATAGGATATGCTTCAGGTACCTGCCTTTTTACTTCGCAACAAGTTATAAAAAAAATTGGATTGTTTGATTCATTTTTGTTTTTGTATCACGATGATCTTGATTTGGGTTGGAGGGCTGCTCAATTAGGAATAAGATCATATTATGTTCCACTTGCTACGATATATCACGCCGAGAGCTATAGTCTGAAATGGAGCTCAAAGAAGTTTTTCTGGCTTGAAAGGAATAGAAGGTATTGTCTTTTGACACATTATTCTAGAAATACATACAAAAAGATGCTTCCGTATTTGAGACAGACAGAACTTATGGTTTGGATATTTTATATATCAAAAGGGTTTCTTGGTGCAAAGATCAGAGCTGAGCTTGACATAATTAAGAACAAACAATACATTGTAGAAAAATATCAGGAATTAGAAGCTAAGAAGATAATTCCAGATACGGAATTGATTAAATCATTTCCAGATGAAATCTTTATTCCAAAAAATGTGAGTGATGGTTTTGGAAGTCGCATTTTCAATTCGCTATTAGTAATTCTCAGTCAAAAAGCTAAAAACAAAATATTAAGTAAATAA